A genomic region of Leptolyngbya sp. NIES-2104 contains the following coding sequences:
- the trpS gene encoding tryptophan--tRNA ligase produces MTKQRVLSGVQTTGNLHLGNYLGAIRNWVEGQSQYENYFFLADLHAITVPHDRTTLAENTYEVAALYLACGLDLEHTTIFVQSHVPAHTEFTWLLNCITPLNWLEDMIQFKEKRIKQGQDVGTGLLTYPVLMAADILLYEPDKVPVGEDQRQHLELTRDLVDRFNFKFTTPDAPVLKRPDALIPPDGARVMSLTDGTKKMSKSDPSELSRVNLLDPPDVIRNKIKRCKTDPIRGLTFGDPERPECTNLLTLYMILSGKTKDEVAAECQDMGWGQFKPLLTETMITALTPIQEKYHAIRADQGYLESVLRSGREKASEVANQTLTKAKKAMGYTLPT; encoded by the coding sequence ATGACTAAGCAGCGAGTTCTTTCTGGCGTTCAAACCACCGGAAATCTTCATCTCGGCAACTATTTAGGCGCAATTCGGAACTGGGTCGAAGGACAGAGCCAGTATGAAAACTATTTCTTTCTGGCTGACCTCCACGCGATTACCGTTCCGCACGATCGCACGACCCTCGCTGAGAATACATACGAGGTTGCCGCTCTCTATCTCGCTTGTGGTCTTGACTTAGAACACACCACAATTTTCGTTCAGTCTCACGTTCCCGCTCATACCGAATTCACCTGGTTGCTCAACTGCATCACGCCGCTGAACTGGCTCGAAGACATGATCCAGTTCAAAGAAAAACGCATCAAACAAGGGCAAGATGTCGGCACCGGATTGCTCACTTATCCCGTACTGATGGCAGCAGACATTTTGCTGTACGAACCTGATAAAGTTCCGGTCGGTGAAGATCAAAGACAGCATTTAGAACTAACGCGGGATTTAGTCGATCGCTTTAATTTCAAATTCACCACGCCCGATGCTCCAGTGCTCAAACGCCCAGATGCGTTGATTCCTCCCGACGGTGCACGCGTGATGAGTTTGACCGATGGCACGAAAAAAATGTCGAAATCTGATCCATCCGAACTTAGCCGCGTCAACCTGCTTGATCCACCCGATGTGATTCGCAACAAAATCAAGCGCTGTAAGACCGACCCGATTCGAGGCTTGACCTTTGGCGATCCCGAACGTCCAGAATGTACCAATCTACTGACGCTTTATATGATTTTGTCAGGTAAAACGAAAGATGAAGTTGCTGCCGAATGTCAAGACATGGGTTGGGGACAGTTCAAACCCTTGTTAACCGAGACGATGATCACCGCCCTCACCCCGATTCAAGAGAAATATCACGCGATTCGAGCCGACCAAGGCTATTTAGAATCGGTGCTGCGATCGGGAAGAGAAAAAGCCTCTGAAGTCGCAAACCAAACTCTAACGAAAGCTAAAAAAGCCATGGGTTATACGTTACCGACCTGA
- a CDS encoding ATP-binding protein, translating to MSYSIEQRRNPYIIGRPITEPDRFFGRDRLFEFITDNLLQGSQVILLHGQRRIGKSSVLAQIPRSIDLKNFAFVPLSLEGDSRKSLGEVLYELARDTLQQFDWLKERIKLPSIADFQRDPRLFLRKLIPDLCRELAVENIVLLLDEFDSLHNQEVDDAADHLFRYLQAGVYESPNLYLIPVVGRQLDDLPVMLSLFREAPNQEVGLLDRRSAEQLITVPAKGLLEYDLDAIDAILELSAGHPYFTQVICFALFTHARTEDRWRVTRSDVRANVERAIELGEGGLGWFWEGIPLPERVVFSAAAEVPRARQMEYPDIATLEFSEIEPLELLRECGVELTEPIRQGLNNLLDWRFLRATGIRSGVRPGERRDSIPPSVSTYRVSIELVRRWLVQRHPIRRELRELEDLDLKAQTLYETARVARLRGITPKIVSLLNEALRLNPNHFEALFELADSLAEMRQFSQALKYYRRAYLVDAVRVRDNYVEALYDYAEELHSLGENDDAIAQLEEAHAIEPDNAQVKRLLDQIQREKRYADQLKVIPITSVSQDAGYISSIAEMSTKQADLSSLQQNFNQLRAQVSAEAPKEVKNRALEHLNDLQEELFTQRKVNGLTLLYVYQWFRNHLPKSLVQAVTEFVDAVSATISHQDEEKSG from the coding sequence ATGAGTTACTCGATCGAGCAACGAAGAAATCCTTATATCATTGGTCGTCCGATTACGGAACCTGATCGCTTTTTCGGACGCGATCGTTTGTTTGAGTTTATTACCGACAATCTGCTTCAGGGATCGCAGGTCATTCTGCTACACGGACAGCGAAGAATTGGAAAATCTTCAGTCTTGGCACAAATTCCCCGATCGATTGACTTGAAAAACTTCGCTTTTGTGCCCTTGTCGCTCGAAGGAGATAGTCGAAAATCGCTCGGTGAAGTGCTGTATGAATTAGCACGAGATACCTTGCAGCAATTCGACTGGCTCAAAGAACGGATTAAGTTACCGTCGATCGCGGATTTTCAACGCGATCCTCGATTGTTTTTGCGAAAGCTCATTCCCGATTTGTGTCGAGAATTAGCAGTCGAGAACATTGTGCTGCTGCTCGACGAATTTGATTCATTGCACAATCAAGAAGTGGATGACGCGGCAGATCATTTGTTTAGATACTTACAAGCCGGAGTTTATGAGTCTCCGAATCTTTATCTCATTCCGGTTGTGGGAAGACAGTTAGATGATTTGCCTGTGATGTTGAGCTTGTTCCGAGAAGCTCCCAATCAGGAAGTCGGATTGCTCGATCGACGAAGCGCAGAACAATTAATCACCGTTCCCGCAAAAGGCTTGTTGGAATATGACTTAGATGCGATCGATGCGATTCTCGAACTCTCTGCGGGTCATCCTTATTTCACTCAGGTGATTTGTTTTGCATTGTTCACTCATGCTCGAACTGAGGATCGCTGGAGAGTCACACGATCAGATGTCAGAGCCAATGTAGAACGAGCGATCGAACTGGGTGAAGGTGGCTTAGGCTGGTTTTGGGAAGGCATCCCACTGCCCGAACGAGTCGTATTTTCTGCGGCGGCTGAAGTTCCTCGCGCTCGTCAGATGGAATACCCAGACATTGCGACCTTAGAGTTTAGTGAAATTGAACCTTTAGAACTGTTGCGAGAATGTGGTGTCGAACTCACAGAACCGATTCGCCAAGGTTTAAATAATCTGCTTGACTGGCGATTTCTCAGAGCGACTGGAATTCGCTCTGGAGTTCGCCCCGGAGAGCGACGGGATTCGATTCCGCCGAGTGTTTCAACCTATCGAGTCTCGATCGAGCTTGTTCGTCGCTGGCTCGTTCAACGCCATCCAATTCGCCGCGAACTTCGAGAACTAGAAGACCTCGATTTGAAAGCACAAACGCTGTACGAAACTGCGAGAGTGGCTCGGCTCCGGGGCATTACTCCGAAAATCGTGAGCTTACTCAATGAAGCATTAAGACTCAATCCAAATCACTTCGAGGCACTGTTTGAACTAGCAGATAGCTTAGCTGAAATGCGGCAGTTCTCTCAAGCTCTAAAGTACTATCGACGGGCTTATTTAGTCGATGCAGTGCGAGTGAGAGATAACTATGTCGAAGCCTTGTATGACTATGCAGAAGAGCTACATAGCTTAGGTGAAAATGATGATGCGATCGCACAATTAGAGGAAGCTCATGCGATTGAACCTGATAACGCTCAAGTTAAACGATTGCTTGATCAGATTCAGCGTGAGAAACGCTATGCGGATCAGTTAAAAGTCATTCCAATTACGAGTGTGAGTCAGGATGCGGGGTATATCTCCTCGATCGCGGAAATGTCTACGAAGCAAGCAGATCTGAGTTCATTGCAGCAGAACTTTAATCAGCTTCGCGCTCAAGTCAGTGCAGAAGCTCCAAAAGAGGTAAAAAATCGCGCTCTAGAACATTTAAATGATTTGCAGGAAGAGTTGTTTACTCAGAGGAAAGTGAATGGTTTAACGTTGCTGTATGTTTATCAATGGTTCCGTAATCATCTACCGAAGTCATTGGTACAAGCTGTAACAGAATTCGTTGATGCGGTGAGTGCCACCATTTCGCATCAGGACGAAGAGAAATCTGGCTAA
- a CDS encoding methylenetetrahydrofolate reductase: protein MKVSVSDFKLLALPDTLNQEVLHSRSLMTYPQFSNPLGHAPLSALRNAAKRGEFLVTAEVAPPKGTDPTHMLQMAHLLKGRVHGVNITDGSRAVMRMSSLVSAALLLQQGIEPIYQVACRDRNAIGLQADLLGAHALGIRNVLALTGDPVKAGDHPESKPVFELESVRLLQMVSKLNGGNDWNDKTLTDGETDLFVGAAVDPQCGSWSGLQKRFERKVNAGAQFFQSQLITDFDRLDKFMTQIAGDCGKPVLAGIFLLKSAKNARFINRAVPGVNIPEHIIDRLEKADDPLKEGMLIAAEQVKLAKDLCQGVHMMAVKREDLIPEILDLAGIPSIDRTLAEVGKA, encoded by the coding sequence GTGAAAGTTTCGGTAAGTGACTTCAAACTCTTAGCTTTGCCCGATACCCTAAACCAAGAAGTCCTCCATTCGCGATCGCTCATGACCTATCCGCAATTCTCAAACCCCCTCGGTCACGCCCCCCTTTCCGCCCTCCGCAACGCTGCCAAACGCGGTGAATTTCTCGTTACCGCAGAAGTCGCGCCCCCCAAAGGCACTGATCCGACTCATATGCTGCAAATGGCGCACCTGCTCAAAGGACGGGTTCACGGCGTGAATATCACCGATGGCAGTCGGGCAGTCATGCGGATGTCTTCGCTCGTCTCAGCCGCATTGCTATTGCAGCAAGGAATTGAGCCGATTTATCAAGTCGCTTGTCGCGATCGTAATGCGATCGGGCTTCAAGCAGATCTCCTCGGTGCTCATGCGCTCGGAATTCGGAATGTCCTTGCTCTCACAGGCGACCCGGTTAAAGCAGGCGATCATCCCGAATCAAAACCTGTGTTTGAACTCGAATCAGTTCGCTTGTTGCAAATGGTCAGCAAGCTAAACGGCGGAAATGATTGGAACGATAAAACGCTCACTGATGGCGAAACGGATCTATTTGTCGGGGCGGCAGTTGATCCGCAGTGTGGCAGTTGGTCAGGATTACAGAAGCGATTTGAACGCAAAGTCAATGCAGGAGCGCAATTCTTTCAAAGTCAGTTGATTACCGATTTCGATCGCTTAGACAAATTCATGACTCAGATCGCTGGCGATTGCGGGAAGCCTGTACTGGCAGGGATTTTTCTGCTTAAATCTGCGAAGAATGCGCGATTCATCAATCGAGCCGTTCCGGGTGTGAATATTCCGGAGCATATTATCGATCGATTAGAAAAAGCTGATGATCCCCTCAAAGAAGGAATGCTGATTGCCGCTGAACAGGTGAAATTGGCGAAAGATCTTTGTCAAGGCGTTCACATGATGGCAGTCAAACGGGAAGATTTGATTCCTGAGATTTTGGACTTAGCGGGAATTCCATCGATCGATCGAACTTTAGCGGAAGTTGGAAAAGCCTAG
- a CDS encoding helix-turn-helix domain-containing protein, which produces MTATPSNVLTLEETAAYLRLSPEVVEQEAIAGHIPGRQIDDHWQFIKTAIDDWLQNHRESSIGHFSDGVSRVPVSQESPWIEFAGVFKDDPDFAKIAAAIRAEREIEDDTEVDPSVYHLET; this is translated from the coding sequence ATGACAGCAACCCCTTCCAATGTTCTTACGCTTGAAGAAACCGCCGCTTACCTTCGACTTTCTCCCGAAGTGGTCGAGCAAGAAGCGATCGCGGGTCATATTCCAGGACGGCAAATCGATGATCACTGGCAGTTCATAAAGACAGCGATCGATGATTGGCTGCAAAATCACAGGGAATCATCGATCGGGCATTTTTCAGATGGAGTAAGCCGCGTACCTGTGAGTCAGGAAAGTCCGTGGATTGAATTTGCTGGAGTGTTTAAGGATGACCCAGATTTTGCCAAGATCGCAGCCGCGATTCGGGCAGAAAGAGAAATAGAAGATGATACAGAAGTCGATCCCTCCGTTTACCATTTAGAAACTTGA
- the gcvP gene encoding aminomethyl-transferring glycine dehydrogenase, with the protein MSEPTTSMPILSDYDRSTVEFDESFERSPVKSELNYTDRFVDRHIGVRGDEISAMLSVLGLNSIEDLIDKSVPQSIRIGRPLQIGSGRSEYELLKELKAIAAKNQVMRSFIGMGYSNCITPPVIQRNILENPGWYTQYTPYQPEIAQGRLEALLNYQTMVMDLTGLEIANASLLDEGTAAAEAMAMSYGLVKGNAKTFWVSSACHPQTIEVVQTRAIPLGIEVIVGDHQTFEFDTPIFGALLQYPATDGAVYDYSEFVDRAHQSGALVTVAADLMSLTLLKPPGEFGADIAIGNTQRFGVPLGYGGPHAAYFATKETYKRQLPGRLVGVSRDRSGQPALRLALQTREQHIRRDKATSNICTAQVLLAVIAGMYGVYHGAEGLKNIADRIHRMTAQLAIALRQAGFKLGSEPYFDTLRVEVPGKADQILAQALKRGINLRKIDADTIGISIDETTSQRDLLDILKSFSDRATLSEVPKSQIPATFARTSSYLTHPTFSAYRSETELLRYMYRLQSKDLSLTSAMIPLGSCTMKLNATAEMVPITWAEFGQLHPFAPIDQAQGYQELFNQLESWLSEITGFAGISLQPNAGSQGEYAGLLVIRQYHLSRGDAHRNLCLIPQSAHGTNPASAVMAGMKVVAIACDSEGNIDLDDLKAKAEQHRDNLAALMVTYPSTHGVFEEGIREICTIVHENGGQVYMDGANMNAQVGLCRPGDFGADVCHLNLHKTFCIPHGGGGPGVGPIGVAAHLVPFLPNHSVIPTSTEQGIGAVSAAPWGSASILPISWMYIAMMGGRGLTEATEIAILNANYIAKRLEGHYPVLYKGKNGLVAHECILDLREFKKSAEIEVDDIAKRLIDYGFHPPTVSWPVAGTVMVEPTESESKSELDRFCDAMIAIREEIRSVETGKVDRANNLLKNAPHTVADLTSEDWNRPYSRAEAIFPTAWTRANKFYPAVGRIDNAYGDRNLVCSCLPMDAYES; encoded by the coding sequence ATGTCTGAACCCACTACTTCCATGCCGATTCTGTCTGATTACGATCGCTCTACTGTCGAATTCGATGAGTCGTTTGAACGCAGTCCTGTTAAATCTGAGCTGAATTACACCGATCGCTTTGTCGATCGACATATCGGAGTGCGCGGCGATGAGATTAGCGCGATGCTCTCGGTGTTGGGCTTGAACTCGATCGAGGATTTGATCGATAAATCAGTTCCCCAAAGCATCCGGATTGGGCGACCGTTACAGATTGGATCGGGTCGGAGTGAGTATGAACTGCTCAAAGAACTCAAAGCGATCGCGGCGAAAAATCAGGTAATGCGATCGTTTATCGGGATGGGCTACTCAAATTGCATTACGCCTCCGGTGATTCAGCGCAACATTCTAGAAAATCCCGGTTGGTACACGCAATATACGCCCTATCAGCCCGAAATTGCTCAAGGTCGCCTCGAAGCCTTGCTGAACTATCAAACGATGGTGATGGATCTGACCGGGCTAGAAATCGCGAATGCGTCTTTGCTCGATGAAGGAACGGCGGCAGCGGAAGCGATGGCGATGAGCTATGGACTGGTAAAGGGTAATGCCAAGACATTTTGGGTGTCGAGTGCGTGTCATCCACAAACGATCGAGGTCGTTCAAACTCGCGCCATTCCGCTTGGAATTGAAGTGATCGTCGGAGATCATCAGACATTTGAATTTGATACGCCGATCTTCGGGGCGTTGCTGCAATATCCTGCTACGGATGGCGCAGTTTATGACTATTCCGAATTCGTCGATCGTGCTCATCAGTCCGGAGCGCTTGTAACGGTTGCGGCGGATTTAATGAGTTTGACCCTGTTGAAACCACCGGGAGAATTTGGAGCAGATATTGCGATCGGGAATACGCAACGATTCGGAGTTCCGCTCGGTTATGGTGGACCTCATGCGGCTTATTTTGCGACTAAGGAAACCTACAAGCGGCAACTTCCTGGAAGATTAGTCGGAGTCTCAAGAGATCGTAGCGGTCAGCCTGCTTTGAGATTGGCGCTTCAGACTCGTGAACAACATATTCGACGGGATAAAGCGACCAGTAATATTTGTACCGCGCAAGTTTTGTTAGCGGTGATTGCGGGAATGTACGGCGTTTATCACGGTGCGGAAGGGTTGAAAAATATTGCCGATCGCATTCACCGAATGACCGCACAATTGGCGATCGCGCTTCGACAAGCCGGATTCAAACTCGGATCAGAACCGTACTTTGATACCTTGCGGGTTGAAGTTCCAGGAAAAGCCGATCAGATTTTGGCACAAGCATTAAAGCGAGGAATCAATTTACGCAAGATTGATGCAGATACGATCGGCATTTCGATCGATGAAACCACTTCTCAAAGAGATTTGCTTGATATTCTCAAGAGTTTTAGCGATCGTGCTACGCTCTCCGAAGTTCCTAAATCTCAGATTCCCGCAACGTTTGCCAGAACTTCGAGCTATCTGACCCATCCGACATTTTCGGCTTATCGATCGGAAACGGAATTGCTGCGATATATGTATCGTTTGCAGTCGAAAGATTTGTCTCTGACTTCGGCAATGATTCCGCTTGGCTCTTGCACAATGAAGCTCAATGCAACTGCGGAAATGGTGCCGATCACCTGGGCGGAATTCGGACAGTTGCATCCATTTGCCCCGATCGATCAAGCTCAGGGCTATCAAGAGCTATTCAACCAGCTTGAATCGTGGCTCTCAGAGATTACAGGCTTTGCAGGAATTTCACTGCAACCGAATGCAGGCTCACAAGGCGAATACGCTGGATTGCTCGTGATTCGGCAGTATCATCTCAGTCGTGGCGATGCTCATCGTAATCTGTGTTTGATTCCCCAGTCGGCACATGGAACAAATCCCGCGAGTGCAGTGATGGCAGGCATGAAAGTGGTTGCGATCGCGTGTGATTCTGAAGGCAATATCGATTTAGATGACCTGAAAGCCAAAGCAGAACAGCATCGTGACAATCTTGCGGCATTGATGGTGACGTATCCTTCGACGCATGGCGTGTTTGAAGAAGGCATTCGGGAAATTTGTACGATCGTGCATGAGAACGGCGGACAGGTTTACATGGATGGCGCGAACATGAACGCTCAGGTGGGATTGTGTCGTCCGGGTGATTTTGGGGCGGATGTGTGTCACCTCAATCTGCATAAGACATTCTGTATTCCGCATGGTGGCGGCGGTCCGGGAGTGGGTCCGATTGGGGTGGCGGCTCATTTGGTGCCATTCTTGCCGAATCATTCGGTGATTCCAACCAGCACAGAGCAAGGAATTGGAGCAGTCTCAGCGGCTCCTTGGGGAAGTGCGAGCATTCTGCCGATTTCGTGGATGTACATTGCAATGATGGGCGGTCGCGGATTAACTGAAGCGACTGAGATTGCGATTCTGAATGCGAACTACATTGCAAAACGGCTGGAGGGACACTATCCGGTGTTGTACAAAGGCAAAAATGGCTTAGTTGCACACGAATGTATTCTCGATTTGCGGGAGTTTAAGAAGAGTGCAGAAATCGAAGTCGATGACATTGCGAAACGGTTAATCGATTATGGATTCCATCCACCAACGGTGTCTTGGCCCGTTGCAGGAACGGTGATGGTCGAGCCGACCGAGAGCGAATCGAAATCGGAACTCGATCGATTCTGTGATGCGATGATTGCGATTCGGGAGGAGATTCGATCGGTTGAAACAGGCAAGGTCGATCGGGCAAACAATCTCTTGAAGAATGCACCGCACACAGTCGCGGATCTAACTTCTGAGGATTGGAATCGTCCGTATTCTCGTGCGGAGGCGATTTTCCCGACGGCTTGGACTCGTGCGAACAAGTTCTATCCGGCAGTGGGGCGAATTGATAATGCGTATGGCGATCGTAATTTGGTGTGTTCTTGTTTGCCGATGGATGCTTATGAGAGCTAG
- a CDS encoding type II toxin-antitoxin system VapC family toxin, protein MYILDTDHVSLLLEDQPRVKAKTAERARDLAITIVTVQELFNGWIGRLNDPAEANRQVILYTKLSTVVRYVKKTVVLDFDEFADRQFRQMLTTYPQLRKNRLQKDMRIASIALALDATVVTRNYRDFSQVPNLRFEDWSVEDNF, encoded by the coding sequence TTGTACATTCTAGATACGGATCACGTTTCGCTGTTGTTAGAAGATCAGCCAAGAGTCAAAGCAAAGACCGCAGAGCGAGCTAGAGATTTGGCAATTACGATCGTGACTGTTCAAGAACTCTTTAATGGTTGGATTGGGCGACTCAATGATCCTGCTGAAGCGAACCGACAAGTTATCCTTTATACAAAGCTCTCGACCGTTGTGCGATATGTGAAAAAGACGGTTGTGCTCGATTTTGATGAATTCGCCGATCGACAGTTTCGGCAGATGTTGACCACTTACCCTCAACTCCGAAAGAATCGCTTGCAGAAAGATATGCGAATTGCATCAATAGCACTTGCTCTCGATGCAACTGTGGTTACTCGGAACTATCGCGATTTCTCTCAAGTCCCAAATTTGCGCTTTGAAGATTGGAGCGTAGAAGACAATTTCTAA
- a CDS encoding ATP-binding protein, with protein sequence MTESVFLRNPYVPGKPVSPLLFVGRTNEIETAFDQILSRGHLAIWGGSGIGKTSFLQMIAAPQTWKFRGHDPTKAIIVLLSCLSVSPFTAANFWNEVFVILKDALTDEPEIQREVEKHLERLTASKDNLRSILRLLGKKDKFLLLLIDDYDVALQVSPEYTEEDAADFLSDCRNLASHSQESQYLATVVTSLRRLNEAGIRLKPGESPWYNHYLFQPLKPFSETDAAALLGGLPLTPALKEGIRDIAGGSPALLQVAGYLLFREFRANRLPDPDAFASEFQRATEHYFEDNWDFSNDTEQTLMMLLALTHLKGRLLKRRYDLGDTDVIFSQKERELRDLEERGVVVCRLVEGKKQYRFASSLMEWWVVKEIENSDEESLQARQRTFLNLMSRRQAETVTNAIRWLWQHKEEVPTILAWLGKLTAALPVGFG encoded by the coding sequence ATGACCGAATCCGTCTTTCTAAGAAATCCGTATGTCCCTGGAAAACCCGTTTCGCCGCTGCTGTTTGTCGGCAGGACGAACGAGATCGAAACTGCATTCGATCAGATTCTCAGTCGGGGACATTTAGCGATTTGGGGCGGTTCTGGCATCGGGAAAACTTCCTTTCTGCAAATGATCGCGGCTCCGCAAACCTGGAAATTTCGCGGACACGATCCAACTAAAGCCATCATTGTGCTGTTAAGTTGTCTCAGTGTTTCGCCGTTTACCGCTGCAAATTTTTGGAATGAAGTGTTTGTCATTCTCAAAGACGCGCTGACCGATGAACCGGAAATTCAGCGGGAAGTCGAAAAACATCTGGAGCGATTAACCGCAAGTAAGGATAATCTACGATCGATTCTCCGACTTTTAGGTAAAAAAGATAAATTTCTCCTTCTGCTGATCGACGACTACGATGTCGCGCTGCAAGTCAGCCCCGAATACACCGAAGAAGATGCCGCCGATTTCCTGAGTGATTGCCGTAATCTTGCCTCCCACTCCCAAGAAAGCCAATATCTAGCCACAGTGGTCACGTCTCTTCGTCGCTTGAATGAAGCGGGGATCAGACTTAAACCGGGTGAATCACCTTGGTACAATCACTACCTGTTTCAACCCCTCAAGCCGTTTAGTGAAACCGATGCCGCCGCCCTTTTAGGGGGATTGCCGCTCACACCTGCACTCAAAGAAGGCATTCGAGACATTGCGGGTGGCAGTCCAGCCTTATTACAAGTCGCTGGATACCTCTTATTTCGAGAGTTTCGTGCCAATCGGCTGCCTGATCCCGATGCGTTCGCAAGCGAATTTCAACGCGCAACCGAACACTATTTCGAGGACAACTGGGACTTTTCCAACGACACCGAACAGACCTTGATGATGCTCCTCGCCCTGACACACCTGAAGGGACGGTTACTGAAGAGACGTTATGACCTGGGGGATACGGATGTTATTTTCAGTCAAAAAGAGCGAGAATTAAGGGATCTCGAAGAACGTGGGGTCGTCGTCTGCCGATTGGTTGAAGGTAAAAAGCAATATCGCTTCGCATCTTCGCTGATGGAATGGTGGGTGGTTAAGGAGATTGAAAATAGCGATGAGGAGAGCCTCCAAGCGCGGCAACGCACTTTCCTCAATTTGATGAGTCGTCGCCAAGCGGAAACGGTGACAAACGCGATTCGCTGGTTATGGCAACACAAAGAAGAAGTGCCAACGATTCTGGCTTGGTTGGGTAAGCTAACTGCTGCCCTACCAGTGGGATTTGGTTAA
- a CDS encoding MATE family efflux transporter → MNMIRVPSRIQSEVQEFLKLAIPLASAQVAQSATGFADTIMMGRMGAEILAGGGLAAIIYLSIMATTSSMVMGVSPLIAEAFGAGQKTRTQQLARQGLWLSLIVTIPMMIVTGSLDRWMIHTGQTETTVRLANTYLDIMLWGLFPAVGFAALRATVSALSQARPVMIIVIVGTAFNIVGNYILGFGEFGFPEMGLAGLALSSVLALWGMFLALALYIFLHPKLRDYRVFQELHRIRPKILWELAWVGVPIGLFSGLEMGFFMVTTFWMGTLGTAALAAHQIVFQTIVVIFMVPLGISFATTVRVGQWLGKQDILGIQQATWVSLIMTVLFMSGVSIAVLLFPKQVIGIYLDVQNPENAAIISLAIPLLIIAAIAQVLDGFQKAVYGSLQGLQDTQIPMVLNVLGYWGVGLSAGYLLGFHLGLGSTGLWIGQSIAIAVVAMLFAGRLLKLIAQRKQLNSGS, encoded by the coding sequence ATGAATATGATTCGGGTGCCAAGTCGGATTCAAAGCGAAGTTCAAGAATTTCTGAAACTCGCGATTCCGCTGGCAAGTGCTCAGGTCGCTCAGTCTGCGACTGGATTTGCAGACACGATCATGATGGGCAGAATGGGAGCCGAGATTTTAGCGGGAGGAGGACTCGCAGCGATTATTTATCTCTCGATTATGGCGACGACGAGCAGCATGGTGATGGGGGTGAGTCCGTTAATTGCAGAAGCGTTCGGAGCGGGGCAAAAAACGAGAACTCAGCAACTGGCACGTCAAGGACTTTGGTTATCTCTGATTGTTACCATTCCGATGATGATTGTGACGGGATCTCTCGATCGCTGGATGATTCACACCGGACAAACAGAAACGACCGTTCGGCTTGCGAATACCTATCTTGATATTATGCTGTGGGGATTGTTTCCAGCCGTTGGATTTGCTGCATTAAGAGCAACCGTTTCTGCTCTTTCTCAGGCACGTCCAGTGATGATCATTGTGATCGTAGGAACCGCATTTAACATTGTTGGAAACTATATCTTGGGGTTTGGGGAGTTTGGCTTTCCAGAAATGGGACTGGCGGGACTGGCGTTATCGAGTGTACTTGCACTGTGGGGAATGTTCCTAGCATTAGCATTGTATATTTTCCTGCATCCGAAGCTGAGAGACTATCGAGTGTTTCAAGAGTTGCATCGGATTCGTCCAAAGATTCTGTGGGAACTCGCTTGGGTTGGTGTTCCAATTGGTCTATTTTCTGGGCTGGAAATGGGCTTCTTCATGGTAACGACGTTTTGGATGGGGACACTCGGAACTGCCGCCTTAGCTGCTCATCAGATTGTGTTTCAAACAATCGTCGTGATCTTCATGGTGCCGCTTGGAATATCGTTTGCCACAACGGTGAGAGTCGGACAATGGCTAGGAAAGCAAGATATTCTCGGCATTCAGCAAGCAACTTGGGTCAGTTTGATAATGACGGTTCTATTTATGTCGGGAGTGTCGATCGCAGTTCTACTTTTTCCTAAACAAGTGATTGGCATCTATCTCGATGTGCAAAATCCAGAAAATGCAGCGATTATTTCGTTAGCAATTCCCTTGTTGATCATTGCTGCGATCGCTCAAGTCCTCGATGGCTTTCAAAAAGCGGTATATGGCTCTTTGCAAGGCTTACAAGACACTCAAATTCCGATGGTGCTCAATGTATTGGGCTATTGGGGAGTTGGATTATCCGCAGGGTATTTGCTTGGATTTCATCTCGGTTTAGGAAGTACAGGATTGTGGATTGGGCAATCGATCGCGATCGCAGTAGTCGCAATGCTATTCGCTGGACGATTGTTGAAATTAATCGCCCAGCGAAAACAGCTTAATTCGGGAAGTTGA